Genomic DNA from Thermodesulfobacteriota bacterium:
AGAAACTAAGGAACTAGCCTTACAAGCTGCAAAAGAGAACTATGGTAAAGATGTAGAATTAAGCCGCGATCCTGACGTGTTGGATACATGGTTTTCTTCTGGGCTGTGGCCATTTTCAACTCTTGGCTGGCCTGAGAAAACTGCAGAGCTAGAAAAACACTATCCAACATCCGTATTAGTTACAGGTTTTGACATCATCTTCTTTTGGGTTGCCAGAATGATAATGCAGGGCCTTAATTTTATGAAAGACGTGCCGTTTAAAGATGTCTACATTCATGGTCTTATCAGGGATGAGAAAGGTCAGAAGATGAGTAAAACAAGGGGTAACGTGATTGACCCTCTAGAAGTTATCGACACTTATGGAGCAGACGCAATGAGGTTTAGCCTTACAGCGTTAGCAACTCAGGGACGAGATATTAAACTTTCAATGCCTGTCATTGAGGGTTATAGAAACTTCATAAATAAAATTTGGAACGCTTCTAGGTTCCTCGTTATGAATCTAGAAGGCTACAATCCAGATATCGCTCCATCTGAAACTCAGCTTTCTACATATGATAAATGGATACTCACCAAGCTTAACAATACGATCAAAGAAGTAGAAGATTCTATCGAGGCTTACGAATTTGATAAAGCTGCAAGCTCAATATATCAATTCTTCTGGGCAGAATACTGCGATTGGTATCTGGAGTTAGTTAAGCCTGTTCTTTACGGCGATAATGCCGATGATAAAAAAAGGACTCAGAGCGTACTGGTAAAAGTATTATCGACCGCGCTTGGGCTCTTACACCCTATGGCTCCTTTTGTTACTGAGGAGCTTTATCAAAGGTTAAGAGAATTTGGGGTTGAAATCAAAGATGTCGACGGCTCTAGTGCTCAAAGCATTGTTGTCTCTTGTTTCCCAGAGTTTAATGAAGCCGAAATTTTTCAAAAGCAAGCGGACGAAGTAGAGTTTATTAAAAGCATTGTTGGAGCTGTGAGAGGTCTAAGAGCAATAGTAGGTCTCCATCCTTCAGAGAGGGTGAATATTCAGCTTCTACCTCAGAGTGATGATGCGAAAGTAGCTATTGAATCAAACAAAAACTCTATACTTGCTCTAGCATCGCTATCCGGACTTGAGATAATCCAAGGAGAAAAGCCTGAAAAGTCAGTAGCGCAGGTAATCGCCGGAGTTGAGGTATTTTTGCCTGTTGAGGGATTAATAGATATTGATAAAGAAACCCAAAGAGTTAAAAAGGATATTGCTAAAGTCTCTAAGGATTTAGATCAGACTGAGAAAAAACTCAATAATTCGAATTTCTTAGACCGTGCTCCTGAAGATGTCATAAATAAAGAAAAAGAAAAATTGCAGGAGTTTTCCACCCAAAAAGAAAAACTTGAAGAAGTGCTCAGTAAGCTTAAAGAAGCAGGCTAATTATCTAGACACCAAAAAGACCAAGCTGTTTTGTTTTAGATTTCTGATCAGTTAGCTCCACGGGGTACTTGCCGGTAAAACAAGCATTACAGAAGTGCTCCTTCCCGTTTACTTTCTTTGCAGCCTGAACAGCACTCATCACACCTTGCATGCTTAGGTATCCTAGAGAGTCAGAGGTTATGTATTTTCTAATTTCGTCTATTGTAAGCGAGTTTGCAATAAGCTCTTCCTTAAGAGGAGTATCGATACCGTAATAGCAGGAAAATTTTGTGGGCGGCGAGCTTATTCTCATATGCACCTCTTTAGCTCCGGCGGCTTTTATCATCTTTACAATTTTTCTGCTAGTTGTTCCCCTTACAATAGAGTCGTCTATTATGACGACCTTTTTATCTCTTAAAACTTCTCCTATTGCGTTTAACTTAAGCTTTACACCAAAGTTTCTAATTGACTGCTGAGGTTCAATAAAGGTTCTTCCCATGTAATGACTTCTTAATAGCCCTAGCTCCAAAGGAAGCCCTGCCTCCTCAGCAAATCCCATTGCCGATGGAACTCCTGAATCCGGCACCGCGACAACAATATCAGCATCGGCAGGGTGTTCACGGGCCAACTGTTTTCCAAGCTCCTTTCTTACTTGGTATACATTTCTTCCTGTAAGAAAACTATCAGGACGTGCAAAATATATATATTCAAATACGCAGTATGCGTGTTTTACTTCTCCAAAGGGTTTAAATGATTCTACTCCTTCTGAGTTAATAACTACAATTTCCCCAGGCTCAACTTCTCTCTCAAAGTCTGCTTCAATAAGATCAAAAGCGCAGCTCTCTGAAGCAAATACAGGTGAATCACCAATTTTACCCATCACGAGAGGTCTGAATCCATATGGGTCTCTTGCAGCGATTATATATTCAGGTGTCATGAATAACAGTGAGTATGCTCCCTTACACCTCATAAGCGCTTCAATGATTCTTTTTACAAGTTTTTCTTCTTTTGATTTTGCGATTAGATGAACAATAACTTCTGTATCAGTGGTTGATTGAAAGATTGCTCCTTCTGACTCAAGCTCGTCTCTTAGGCTCTTAGCGTTGGTAAGATTTCCGTTGTGCGCAATTGCTAGCGATCCTCTATGATAGTTGATCACTATCGGCTGCATATTTTTTATCTGACTTGAACCTGTTGTTGAATAGCGCACATGTCCGATTGCGTTTTTCCCAGGAAGTTCAGCTAGAACCTCTTCTGAAAAAATATCTGACACAAGACCCATAGCTCGGTGATTATGTAGGTTTACGCCGTCTGATGTGACTATTCCAGCGCTTTCTTGTCCTCTGTGTTGTAGGGCGTGCAGGCCCAGATAGGTTAGGTTAGAGGCTTCTAGGTTGTTAAATATGCCAAAAACACCGCATTCTTCTTTGAGCTTAGGCATAGCTTTTTAATATATTCTCAAACCCCTGTGCCCATGCACTATAGGCAGTGGATATGGGAATATCTATTAAATCCCCTATTAATAGTCTTGTCCCACTAACTTTACCGATTATTTCCATAGGCAAGTCTAAATCGTCTGCTAATTCCTTTAATTTATCTAGATTCTCATCGCTTAAAGACACTACTGCTCTACCCTGGGATTCAGAAAACAAAATAGCATCTTTTCTTATCAAGTAAGGCGGCACTTCTATTTCAACTCCGATTGGTCCCTTAGCGGTAAAACAGCACTCTGAAATAGCAACAGCCAGGCCACCCTCAGAAATATCGTGTGCCGAGTTTATTATACCTCTCTTAGATGCATTTAGTAAGACCTTAATTAATTTTAACTCTCGATCTAAATCTAATGAAGGAGGGGAGCCCTGTACTCTTCCGTGAATTTGATTTAAATACTCACTTCCCCCAAATTCCTCTTTGGTTTCTCCGAGCAGTACAATTATATCACCTTCATTTTTAAACCACTGGGTTACATGATGGTCTGTGTCCTCAATAAGCCCTACCATCCCTACGCCGGGGGTTGGGTAGATTGCTGTACCCTCGGTCTCGTTGTAAAAACTTACATTTCCGCTTACAACAGGGGTGTTTAATTTTAGACACGCCTCACTCATTCCATGTATTGCCTGTTCAAACTGCCACATAACCCCAGGGTTTTCTGGGCTTCCAAAGTTAAGACAGTCGGTAATAGCAAGAGGCTTAGCGCCCGAGCAAGCAAGGTTTCTGGCACTCTCTGCTACTGCTATTGCTGCCCCAACATAAGGGTCTAGATAACAGTATTTAGAATTACAGTTAACTGTCATTGCCACAGCTTTGTCCGTATCTTTAATCCTTACGACAGCGGCATCCGAGCCTGGCATTACAATAGTGTTAGTTCTGACCATGTAGTCGTATTGTTCATAAATCCATTTTTTGCTTGCAAGAGTAGGGCAGGATAACAGAGTAAGCAGAGCTTGATTAAAATCGCCGGGAACTTGTAGCGAGGAAATATCAAGCTCGTTAAGATCATCCATATAATCAGCTCTTTCTATAGGTCTGTTGTATAGTGGTGCTTCTTCTGATATTAGGTTTATAGGAATTTCTGCAGATAACTCACCCTTATCAGTAATAACTAATTTCCCGCTGTCTGTGACTTGGCCAATAACGCTAAAATCAAGATCCCACTTTTTGAAAATATCCTCTGCAATGTTCTCTTTGCCCTTTTCTACGACCATAAGCATACGCTCTTGAGATTCTGATAGCATTACTTCATATGGAGTCATGCCTTCTTCTCTTCTTGGTACCTTGTCAATTTCGATGAGGAGTCCTGTTCCAGCTCGCTCAGCCATTTCTGTAGATGAAGATGTAAGCCCGGCGGCTCCCATGTCTTGAATGCCAACTACTATTCCAGTTTTGAAAAGTTCAAGGCAAGCTTCAAGTAAGAGTTTCTCAGTAAATGGATCGCCGACTTGAACGGCGGGCCTTTTTTCCTCTGCCTCTTTGGTAAATGTTTCTGAAGCCATTACTGCGCCATGAATTCCATCTCTTCCTGTTTTCGAGCCCACATAAATAACTGGGTTCCCGACCCCAGTTGCGTAGCCTCTGAATATCTCGTCTGTTTTTGTAATACCAAGAGCAAAAGCGTTAACAAGCGGGTTTCCGTTGTAGCAGTCATCAAAGTATACTTCGCCGCCTACAGTGGGGATTCCAATGCAGTTTCCGTATCCAGCGATGCCGTCAACTATACCGTCGACCAAGAATTTAGTTTTGGGTAGCTCAGGGTTTCCGAATCTAAGAGAATCTAATAGGGCTATGGGTCTTGCGCCCATTGTGAATATGTCTCTAAGTATACCTCCTACACCGGTGGCAGCGCCCTGGTAAGGTTCAATAAAAGATGGGTGGTTATGACTCTCCATCTTAAATACAGCGCATTGGCCGTCTCCAATATCAACAATCCCGGCGTTTTCGCCCGGGCCCTGTATAACTGCTTCACCACTAGTTGGAAGCTTCTTGAGATGGACTCTCGAGCTCTTATATGAGCAGTGCTCAGACCACATTGCAGCAAGGATTCCAAGCTCAGTAATATTGGGCTCTCTGCCTAAAGCGTCTACAATTTTATTGTATTCCTGTTCGGTTAATCCGTGATCTAAAGCAGTTTGTAAGTTGGGCATGGTGGAATTATCTCTTGCCATTAATATACCTGTAAAATTAGTGAGATTACATGGGCGGCCAGAGCTATTGTATAATACTCTTGTGCCTTGTATCATTAGTTGGATTAAATTAGCCGAAAAAAGCGTATGTTGGATAAAGAAACAAGGAATATAAAGGACTTAAGCCCAATAGAAATTGAAAAATTTGTCTTAGAGAACGACCTCAAGCCATTTAGGGCAAGACAGATCAGTAAATGGGTATATCAAAAAGGTGCATTAAGTTTTGAAGAGATGTCTGATCTTTCAAAAGATTTCAGAGATCTTTTACAGTTCTATTTCTCTATAGATCCATCGATCGAACTTGATCAGGAGCAGGTATCTAAAGACGGCACAAAAAAATATCTATTCAAGCTCTCAGACGGCAATCAAATCGAAACAGTTCTTATTCCCGATAAAGGAAGAAATACATTATGCGTATCCTCTCAGGTAGGGTGTGCTTTAGGCTGCACTTTTTGCATGACGGGAACCGTTGGGAAAATAAGGAATCTAAAGCCGTCTGAAATACTTGATCAATATATGTTAGTAAACGAGTTCAATGACGGCAGTGTAACAAATATTGTTTTTATGGGCATGGGCGAGCCGTTGGATAACATTGATAATCTAGTTAGGGTGATAAATATTCTCACAGACTCAAACTATATTGGACTGTCTCCAAAGCGCATAACAGTATCAACATCAGGGCTGGTGCCGAAAATAAAAGAGCTGGGAGAGAAAGTTTCCGTAAATCTCGCTGTTTCTTTAAATGCTCCAAGGGATGAGCTCAGAGATGAGATTATGCCTATAAACAAGCGATATCCGATAAAAGAGCTTATTGACGCCAGTGTTAAATTTCCAGTTCCAAACAGGAAATACTTGATGTTTGAATATGTAGTTCTTAAAGATGTAAACGATTCGGTCAGCGATGCGCATACTCTTGGCCGTTTGTTAGAAGGCATAAAGTGTAAGATTAATCTGATACCATTTAATGAAGCGTATCCACTTCCTTACAAGTCTCCAACTTGGGAGGAGGTACTCAGATTTCAAGAAATTCTTATATCATATAAAATAAATGTGCGAATCAGAAAGAGTAGGGGCAGTGATATTTTAGGCGCATGCGGACAACTTGCAGCAAAATATCCTTCGGTAAAAGTATCCGAGGCAAAAGTTTAGTTATAACAATTGGGAGTGTCTTATAGAATATGACAGGATCTGAGATAAGAGAGTTATTTCTTAAGTTTTTTGAAGAAAATAACCATACAATTGTGCAGAGCTCATCACTGATACCAAAAAATGACCCGACTCTGCTTTTTACAAATGCGGGGATGGTTCAGTTTAAGGATGTCTTTCTTGGTCTTGATAAACGTGCTTATAAAAGAGCAACTTCATCTCAAAAATGTGTAAGAGCTGGTGGTAAGCACAATGACTTGGAAAATGTCGGACACACTGCGAGGCATCACACTTTTTTTGAGATGCTCGGCAATTTTTCCTTTGGCAACTACTTCAAGAAAGAAGCTATAGAGTTTGGATGGAAGCTAATGACAGAGGTCTACAAGTTACCTGTCGAGAAGCTTTGGGTAACAGTTTTTGAAGATGATGATGAAGCATCAGAGCTGTGGCAAACAGTAATAGGGCTACCACAAGACAGAGTTCTTCGCATGGGGGAGAAGGACAACTTTTGGTCAATGGGTGACACGGGGCCCTGTGGCCCATGCTCTGAGATCTTGATTGATCAGGGGGAGGAGTTTACCTGCGATAAACCCACTTGTGCCCCTGGTTGTGAGTGTGACCGCTATCTTGAGCTCTGGAACCTTGTTTTTATGCAGTTTGACCGTGATTCAAGCGGCAACATGACTCAGCTTCCGAATCCAAGCATTGATACTGGAATGGGGCTTGAGAGAATTACTGCAGTCCTTCAGGGTGTTAAGAGCAATTATGAAACAGACCTTCTAAGAGGGATAATTTCAAATGTTGAAGAGATTAGCAGCAAAACTTATGGAAAGGATGGGGCTGATGATATTTCTATGCGTGTAATAGCTGATCATGCAAGGGCTGTTACTTTCTTAATCTCTGACGGCGTTTTTCCTTCGAACGAGGGAAGGGGGTATGTACTTAGAAGAATACTAAGACGGGCCGTTCGTCATGCTAAAATGCTTGGAATTGAAGAGCCTTGCCTCTATAAAATTACACACAGAGTAAAAGAAATAATGAAAGACGCTTATCCTGAGCTAAAAGAAAATATAGATTTTATCTCTGATGTAGTGAAGAATGAGGAAGAGAGATTTTTTGAAACAATTGAAAGGGGTTTGGAACTGTTACAAATTGAAATAGAAAAACATAAAGATGATAAAGTTCTTCCAGGTGATGTTGTTTTTAAACTTTATGACACCTTTGGGTTTCCTGTAGATCTTACCCAGGATATAGCATCTGAGAATGGACTTACGCTCGATCACGAGGGTTTTGAGAAAGAGATGGATCAGCAGAGAACTCAGTCCAGACAAGCCTGGAAGGGAGATGAAGATGGTGATTTAGAACCAATATATAAAGAGTTTGTCTCGGGTGGTTTGAATGTTAATTTTACAGGCTACAATAAAACTCAAGACCAGGGACAAATCACTGCAATAATTAAAGAAAACAGCCTTGTAGATAGTGCCCAAGAGGGAGAAGAGGTCGATATTATCACCGACCAAACTCCGTTTTACGGTGAATCAGGAGGTCAGATTGGTGACAGGGGTGTCATTGATACTAATAACGCTAAAGCGCAAGTCCTGGATACTAAAAAACCTCTTCCTAATATTATTGTCCACCATAGCAAGATAAGTAAAGGCACTCTTAGTGTCGGTGATAAAGCTGAACTTACAGTAGATAAGAAATTCAGATACGGAGTTGAAACCCATCACTCATCAACTCATATACTCCACGCAGTTCTAAGAGAGGTTCTGGGAACTCATGTAGGTCAAGCCGGATCATTGGTTGCACCAGGAAGACTGAGGTTTGATTTTACTCACCACTCGCCGATTGATGCGGGCGATATTAGAAAGATGGAAGATGTTATAAATGAGAGAATAAGATGGGATGATAATGTGATGATCGAGGCGGATGTTAATTATGACGATGCCATCAAAAAAGGAGCTATGGCATTTTTTGAAGAGAAGTACGGAGATAAGGTCAGGGTAGTGAGTATTGGTGATTACAGCACAGAGCTTTGCGGAGGAACCCATCTTGGTAGTTCAGGTGAAGCTGGGCTTTTAAAAATAGTATCAGAGGGCGCATCATCTGCTGGAGTTAGAAGAATAGAAGCATTAGCAGGTGAGTCAGCTTGGGATTATATGAGGGGCAAAGAAGATACTCTCACCGAGGCTACAAATATACTCAGAGTCTCTGAGTCAGATTTAATATCCAGGTTAAAAAAATTAGTAGAAGAAAATGAGTCAGTTAAGTCTGAGCTTGATACATATAAGAACCAAGCGCTTAGCGAGAAAGCCGGCGATTTAATGGATAATATAAAAGATGTAAACGGCACTAAAGTTCTTAGTGCTGAAGTGTCCGGCGCTGACGCAGGTCAGCTCAGAAAAGTCTGGGATGATCTTAAGAGCAAACTTGGTTCTGGTA
This window encodes:
- a CDS encoding class I tRNA ligase family protein codes for the protein ETKELALQAAKENYGKDVELSRDPDVLDTWFSSGLWPFSTLGWPEKTAELEKHYPTSVLVTGFDIIFFWVARMIMQGLNFMKDVPFKDVYIHGLIRDEKGQKMSKTRGNVIDPLEVIDTYGADAMRFSLTALATQGRDIKLSMPVIEGYRNFINKIWNASRFLVMNLEGYNPDIAPSETQLSTYDKWILTKLNNTIKEVEDSIEAYEFDKAASSIYQFFWAEYCDWYLELVKPVLYGDNADDKKRTQSVLVKVLSTALGLLHPMAPFVTEELYQRLREFGVEIKDVDGSSAQSIVVSCFPEFNEAEIFQKQADEVEFIKSIVGAVRGLRAIVGLHPSERVNIQLLPQSDDAKVAIESNKNSILALASLSGLEIIQGEKPEKSVAQVIAGVEVFLPVEGLIDIDKETQRVKKDIAKVSKDLDQTEKKLNNSNFLDRAPEDVINKEKEKLQEFSTQKEKLEEVLSKLKEAG
- the purL gene encoding phosphoribosylformylglycinamidine synthase subunit PurL, producing the protein MARDNSTMPNLQTALDHGLTEQEYNKIVDALGREPNITELGILAAMWSEHCSYKSSRVHLKKLPTSGEAVIQGPGENAGIVDIGDGQCAVFKMESHNHPSFIEPYQGAATGVGGILRDIFTMGARPIALLDSLRFGNPELPKTKFLVDGIVDGIAGYGNCIGIPTVGGEVYFDDCYNGNPLVNAFALGITKTDEIFRGYATGVGNPVIYVGSKTGRDGIHGAVMASETFTKEAEEKRPAVQVGDPFTEKLLLEACLELFKTGIVVGIQDMGAAGLTSSSTEMAERAGTGLLIEIDKVPRREEGMTPYEVMLSESQERMLMVVEKGKENIAEDIFKKWDLDFSVIGQVTDSGKLVITDKGELSAEIPINLISEEAPLYNRPIERADYMDDLNELDISSLQVPGDFNQALLTLLSCPTLASKKWIYEQYDYMVRTNTIVMPGSDAAVVRIKDTDKAVAMTVNCNSKYCYLDPYVGAAIAVAESARNLACSGAKPLAITDCLNFGSPENPGVMWQFEQAIHGMSEACLKLNTPVVSGNVSFYNETEGTAIYPTPGVGMVGLIEDTDHHVTQWFKNEGDIIVLLGETKEEFGGSEYLNQIHGRVQGSPPSLDLDRELKLIKVLLNASKRGIINSAHDISEGGLAVAISECCFTAKGPIGVEIEVPPYLIRKDAILFSESQGRAVVSLSDENLDKLKELADDLDLPMEIIGKVSGTRLLIGDLIDIPISTAYSAWAQGFENILKSYA
- the rlmN gene encoding 23S rRNA (adenine(2503)-C(2))-methyltransferase RlmN — its product is MLDKETRNIKDLSPIEIEKFVLENDLKPFRARQISKWVYQKGALSFEEMSDLSKDFRDLLQFYFSIDPSIELDQEQVSKDGTKKYLFKLSDGNQIETVLIPDKGRNTLCVSSQVGCALGCTFCMTGTVGKIRNLKPSEILDQYMLVNEFNDGSVTNIVFMGMGEPLDNIDNLVRVINILTDSNYIGLSPKRITVSTSGLVPKIKELGEKVSVNLAVSLNAPRDELRDEIMPINKRYPIKELIDASVKFPVPNRKYLMFEYVVLKDVNDSVSDAHTLGRLLEGIKCKINLIPFNEAYPLPYKSPTWEEVLRFQEILISYKINVRIRKSRGSDILGACGQLAAKYPSVKVSEAKV
- the purF gene encoding amidophosphoribosyltransferase, producing the protein MPKLKEECGVFGIFNNLEASNLTYLGLHALQHRGQESAGIVTSDGVNLHNHRAMGLVSDIFSEEVLAELPGKNAIGHVRYSTTGSSQIKNMQPIVINYHRGSLAIAHNGNLTNAKSLRDELESEGAIFQSTTDTEVIVHLIAKSKEEKLVKRIIEALMRCKGAYSLLFMTPEYIIAARDPYGFRPLVMGKIGDSPVFASESCAFDLIEADFEREVEPGEIVVINSEGVESFKPFGEVKHAYCVFEYIYFARPDSFLTGRNVYQVRKELGKQLAREHPADADIVVAVPDSGVPSAMGFAEEAGLPLELGLLRSHYMGRTFIEPQQSIRNFGVKLKLNAIGEVLRDKKVVIIDDSIVRGTTSRKIVKMIKAAGAKEVHMRISSPPTKFSCYYGIDTPLKEELIANSLTIDEIRKYITSDSLGYLSMQGVMSAVQAAKKVNGKEHFCNACFTGKYPVELTDQKSKTKQLGLFGV
- the alaS gene encoding alanine--tRNA ligase; the encoded protein is MTGSEIRELFLKFFEENNHTIVQSSSLIPKNDPTLLFTNAGMVQFKDVFLGLDKRAYKRATSSQKCVRAGGKHNDLENVGHTARHHTFFEMLGNFSFGNYFKKEAIEFGWKLMTEVYKLPVEKLWVTVFEDDDEASELWQTVIGLPQDRVLRMGEKDNFWSMGDTGPCGPCSEILIDQGEEFTCDKPTCAPGCECDRYLELWNLVFMQFDRDSSGNMTQLPNPSIDTGMGLERITAVLQGVKSNYETDLLRGIISNVEEISSKTYGKDGADDISMRVIADHARAVTFLISDGVFPSNEGRGYVLRRILRRAVRHAKMLGIEEPCLYKITHRVKEIMKDAYPELKENIDFISDVVKNEEERFFETIERGLELLQIEIEKHKDDKVLPGDVVFKLYDTFGFPVDLTQDIASENGLTLDHEGFEKEMDQQRTQSRQAWKGDEDGDLEPIYKEFVSGGLNVNFTGYNKTQDQGQITAIIKENSLVDSAQEGEEVDIITDQTPFYGESGGQIGDRGVIDTNNAKAQVLDTKKPLPNIIVHHSKISKGTLSVGDKAELTVDKKFRYGVETHHSSTHILHAVLREVLGTHVGQAGSLVAPGRLRFDFTHHSPIDAGDIRKMEDVINERIRWDDNVMIEADVNYDDAIKKGAMAFFEEKYGDKVRVVSIGDYSTELCGGTHLGSSGEAGLLKIVSEGASSAGVRRIEALAGESAWDYMRGKEDTLTEATNILRVSESDLISRLKKLVEENESVKSELDTYKNQALSEKAGDLMDNIKDVNGTKVLSAEVSGADAGQLRKVWDDLKSKLGSGIAVLGSKDNGKAYILIGVTKDLTKKYHSGNMVKELAPIIGGRGGGKPDLAQAGGDNPDMLSEALNKAYDLISAN